From the genome of Vicia villosa cultivar HV-30 ecotype Madison, WI linkage group LG2, Vvil1.0, whole genome shotgun sequence, one region includes:
- the LOC131648712 gene encoding uncharacterized protein LOC131648712, whose protein sequence is MSQQSIPQSSSKTSTSAAHGQDASNAPINPSEILEVTPLQMEEPTKEGSRSNHIDIVKIVTQILNEENFSSKIPGPENPMLPKSKVIGHVIDTADTCVPTKIDKMNENVHVSDKKRNDVSIDRSEIPDGDENNEEIPNIVSTNTCVNHSEKGQSEDKEPEKTRTDKVINLDDLSDDDMVASINPSIARRIMRRKDKQAVAEAWSKVVHKKRKAISSSENESDSDVAANVNDIHLKKRVSNSKLATSVPEEPTDNISFHYPSSVLRWKFVYQKRLALERELALNALEYDDIMNLIHKAGLMKTVTHLSKCYEILVKEFIVNFHKKYDNKEAEEYLKVFVRGKCINFSPTVINKFLERSNQAQPELEVSDNQMCKEIIAGKVKTWSVKGKLTVSKLSVKYVVLHRIGAANWVPTQHKSTISALLGKFIFAIGTKSKVDYGTYIFKQTLKHAGSYSVKGPIAFPSLICGIILKQFPNILTDKYSMCKRASPLIFHHKLFQGTHVHDVNKTSARPSNESTIMSKTTMIALLRETCKELESRKLALERLISSLETSESAKSADTDVAEQGEDDGGSDSEIEKEASLEDGTDNSVEFSSSEFED, encoded by the exons ATGTCTCAACAATCTATTCCTCAGTCTTCGTCAAAAACGTCAACTTCTGCTGCTCATGGACAAGACGCTTCCAATGCTCCCATTAACCCTAGTGAGATTCTTGAAGTCACTCCTTTGCAGATG GAAGAGCCAACCAAAGAAGGCTCAAGGTCTAATCACATCGATATTGTCAAAATTGTTACCCAAATCCTAAATGAGGAGAATTTTTCATCCAAGATCCCTGGTCCTGAGAATCCTATGCTTCCTAAGTCAAAAGTCATTGGGCATGTTATAGACACCGCTGACACCTGTGTTCCaacaaaaattgataaaatgaatgaaaatgtGCATGTGAGTGACAAGAAAAGAAATGATGTTAGTATTGATCGCTCTGAAATTCCTGATGGTGATGAAAACAATGAAGAGATCCCCAACATTGTTTCTACTAACACGTGTGTAAATCACAGTGAAAAGGGCCAGTCTGAAGACAAAGAACCAGAGAAAACTCGGACTGACAAAGTAATCAACCTTGATGATCTCTCTGATGATGACATGGTTGCTTCCATCAATCCAAGCATAGCTAGAAGGATAATGAGGAGGAAAGATAAGCAAGCTGTAGCCGAG GCATGGAGCAAAGTGGTGCATAAGAAGAGAAAGGCCATAAGCAGTTCTGAGAATGAGTCAGATTCTGATGTTGCTGCGAATGTCAATGACATTCATCTTAAGAAGAGGGTCTCTAATAGCAAGCTGGCTACTAGTGTTCCTGAAGAACCTACTGATAACATTTCCTTTCACTATCCCTCCAGTGTACTCAGATGGAAATTTGTCTATCAGAAAAGACTGGCCTTAGAGAGAGAACTTGCTCTGAATGCTCTTGAGTATGATGACATTATGAATCTTATTCATAAAGCTGGACTAATGAAGACTGTGACTCATCTCTCTAAGTGTTATGAAATCCTGGTGAAGGAATTCATTGtgaattttcataaaaaatacgACAATAAGGAAGCTGAGGAGTATTTAAAAGTGTTTGTTAGAGGAAAATGTATTAACTTCTCGCCTACTGTGATCAACAAATTTCTAGAAAGGTCCAATCAAGCTCAGCCAGAACTAGAAGTGTCTGATAATCAAATGTGCAAAGAGATTATAGCTGGTAAGGTGAAGACATGGTCTGTCAAAGGGAAGCTCACTGTGAGCAAACTAAGTGTGAAATATGTTGTGCTTCACAGGATTGGAGCTGCCAACTGGGTGCCAACTCAACACAAGTCTACAATTTCTGCTCTCCTAGGTAAATTCATCTTTGCTATTGGTACTAAATCCAAAGTTGATTATGGAACTTATATTTTTAAGCAAACCTTAAAGCATGCTGGTAGCTATAGTGTCAAAGGTCCCATTGCTTTCCCTTCCCTCATTTGTGGAATCATCTTGAAACAATTTCCCAATATTTTGACTGACAAATATTCTATGTGCAAAAGAGCAAGCCCTTTAATCTTTCATCATAAGCTCTTCCAAGGAACTCATGTTCATGATGTTAACAAAACTTCGGCTAGACCATCAAATGAAAGCACCATTATGAGCAAAACTACCATGATTGCTTTGCTCCGAGAGACCTGTAAGGAGCTGGAGTCCAGGAAACTGGCTCTTGAAAGATTGATCAGCTCTCTTGAAACGAGTGAAAGTGCTAAATCTGCAGATACTGATGTGGCAGAACAGGGTGAAGATGATGGTGGATCAGATAGTGAGATTGAGAAAGAAGCCAGTCTTGAAGATGGCACTGATAACAGTGTAGAATTCAGTAGCTCTGAGTTTGAAGACTGA